The Acidianus manzaensis genome has a window encoding:
- a CDS encoding ABC transporter ATP-binding protein: MIDIQSITKNYGSNIAIKDVSFKVNNGEIVGFVGLNGAGKSTTINISAGVLNPTSGDVLIDGYSITKDKKKASMNVGWVPELPIFEQDVKALDYFVYIAGFYGISKSEAIKRGKELFEEVGLKGVEDRKLNQYSQGMKKRFALATSLISEPKNFLFDEVLNGLDPEGISFFRNLALKFKSQGKAILFSSHILTEVESLVDKVVFINKGRIVKEMTMNEIRNYEIGTGLRIILEKNVDEKVKEICSKFGNISVQGNIVIIHSDVDMLEVLQELYNAGYKVSDIGKIHTNLEELFFKIIGMNNQQALI, from the coding sequence ATGATTGACATTCAAAGTATAACTAAAAATTATGGTTCAAATATAGCGATAAAAGATGTTAGTTTTAAAGTTAACAATGGAGAGATCGTAGGCTTTGTAGGATTGAATGGTGCTGGAAAGTCTACTACAATAAATATTTCAGCAGGCGTTTTAAATCCAACTTCAGGAGATGTTTTAATTGATGGGTATAGTATTACTAAGGATAAGAAGAAGGCATCAATGAATGTCGGTTGGGTACCTGAATTACCTATTTTCGAGCAGGATGTAAAAGCATTAGATTATTTTGTTTATATTGCTGGATTTTATGGTATATCTAAGTCAGAAGCAATAAAGAGAGGGAAAGAACTTTTTGAAGAGGTAGGTTTAAAGGGAGTAGAAGATAGAAAGTTGAATCAATATTCTCAAGGTATGAAGAAGAGATTTGCTCTGGCCACGTCCTTAATTTCTGAACCTAAGAATTTCTTATTTGACGAAGTATTAAATGGACTAGATCCTGAAGGAATTTCATTCTTTAGAAATTTAGCTTTAAAGTTCAAGAGTCAAGGTAAGGCGATTCTATTCTCTTCTCATATTTTAACTGAAGTAGAGAGTCTAGTAGATAAAGTGGTTTTCATAAATAAGGGAAGAATAGTAAAAGAAATGACAATGAATGAAATAAGAAATTACGAGATAGGCACTGGATTAAGAATAATCTTAGAAAAAAATGTAGATGAGAAGGTTAAGGAAATCTGTTCTAAGTTTGGAAATATTAGCGTTCAAGGAAATATAGTCATAATACATTCTGACGTCGATATGCTTGAAGTTTTACAAGAGCTATATAATGCTGGATATAAAGTTTCAGATATAGGTAAGATACATACTAATTTAGAAGAACTATTCTTCAAAATAATAGGTATGAATAATCAGCAAGCATTAATCTAA
- a CDS encoding IS1 family transposase, with product MRRVIRNITCPNCGSNYVVKVGKIKGKQAYLCRDCHRKFIENAKHWYPQWLRDEAIQMYLKGTDPHLISEILEVPYHTVVMWIRRYVILNKTNKQ from the coding sequence ATGAGAAGAGTTATAAGAAATATCACTTGTCCTAATTGCGGTTCAAATTATGTTGTTAAAGTAGGGAAAATTAAAGGAAAACAAGCTTATCTGTGTAGGGATTGCCATAGAAAGTTTATTGAAAATGCTAAACATTGGTATCCTCAATGGCTTAGAGATGAAGCTATTCAGATGTATTTAAAGGGAACAGATCCACATTTAATTTCAGAAATTTTGGAAGTTCCATATCATACTGTAGTAATGTGGATACGAAGATATGTCATATTGAATAAGACTAACAAGCAATAA
- a CDS encoding 2-hydroxyacid dehydrogenase — MKVVSTEKLPEKAKEILNVNDENIEDDLKDAEGLLTWPFKAGQYIQRMPNLKVIQTFSAGVDDFPFHLLPPGVKLFSNAGAYSLPVAEHAFSLILTLAKGINKEMKRIESYQLTGKTIVILGAGGIGSEVARIAKNGFMMKTVGVSRSFKQDVFDEKYSISEIDRVISYGDVIVDSLPLNKETRGILNYERLAKMKEKSILVNVGRAETIVEEDIIRILKERPDIRFGTDVFWRNQKENFESPLWKMENFAGSLHTAGGYASKEVLENAMIRACRNLANYIKEGKAENEVRISDYI; from the coding sequence ATGAAAGTAGTTTCAACTGAAAAATTACCTGAAAAAGCAAAGGAGATTCTTAACGTAAACGACGAAAATATAGAAGATGATCTGAAAGATGCAGAAGGTTTACTAACATGGCCATTTAAGGCAGGACAGTATATCCAAAGAATGCCTAATCTTAAAGTGATACAGACTTTCTCTGCAGGTGTTGATGATTTTCCATTTCATCTACTTCCTCCAGGTGTTAAATTATTTTCGAATGCAGGAGCATATTCATTGCCAGTTGCTGAGCACGCTTTTTCTTTAATTTTGACTTTAGCTAAAGGAATAAATAAGGAAATGAAGAGGATTGAAAGTTATCAGCTTACAGGAAAAACTATCGTAATTTTAGGTGCAGGAGGAATAGGTTCTGAAGTTGCAAGAATAGCTAAGAACGGATTTATGATGAAAACTGTGGGTGTTTCTAGATCTTTCAAGCAAGATGTTTTTGATGAAAAATATAGTATTAGTGAAATTGATAGGGTAATTTCATATGGAGATGTAATAGTTGACTCCCTCCCATTAAATAAGGAAACTAGGGGCATTTTAAATTATGAAAGATTAGCAAAAATGAAAGAAAAATCAATTTTAGTAAATGTTGGAAGAGCAGAGACTATAGTAGAAGAGGATATAATAAGAATACTAAAGGAAAGGCCAGATATTAGATTTGGTACCGATGTATTTTGGAGGAATCAAAAAGAGAATTTCGAATCTCCTCTTTGGAAAATGGAAAATTTTGCTGGAAGCCTACATACGGCCGGTGGTTATGCAAGTAAAGAAGTTCTAGAAAATGCTATGATAAGGGCATGTAGGAATCTAGCTAACTACATAAAAGAAGGAAAAGCTGAAAATGAAGTTAGAATTTCAGATTATATATAA
- a CDS encoding DUF4143 domain-containing protein — protein MLSYIIFGRYKVRDEKKLRILSKFYISATASRITYNSISRFLKIPVKTVERYSNYLEKVYLLFFLNNFPSQ, from the coding sequence GTGTTATCTTATATAATTTTTGGAAGATATAAGGTAAGAGACGAGAAGAAACTCAGAATACTATCAAAATTTTATATTTCGGCTACTGCATCAAGGATTACGTATAATAGCATTTCACGTTTTCTAAAGATTCCAGTTAAAACAGTTGAAAGATATTCTAACTATCTAGAAAAAGTATATTTACTATTCTTTTTGAATAATTTTCCTTCTCAGTAA
- a CDS encoding AAA family ATPase produces the protein MYFDFRPKETRNDLFDREEELKELHSSLSFPIILLTGIRRIGKTSVLKVFLNELNEPYALIDVRSPLNSYEALYSTFSAVLSQINRKGKISEVLKHYSGISLVGLNISLSWNKDKSSLQQVFDKIDESGKVVIAFDEAQNLRGKLGSEFLSLLSHCYDYCKNVTFILTGSEIGLLYDFLKIDDPSSSLFGRHVKEIRLERFDDKKSKEFLEKGFSQINLSPPDEIIDYAVENLDGMVGWLTEFGYMCYEKREANKEFVDEILKLAQKMISEELSHFSKEYITVIEAIAKGLSKWNEIKDYMEKKRKRVIYDAEIGRYLENLQKRGYVVKTGKGNYEIVDPVIKKAFA, from the coding sequence ATTTACTTTGATTTTAGACCTAAGGAAACAAGAAATGACCTTTTTGATAGAGAAGAAGAACTAAAAGAATTACATTCGTCCTTATCATTTCCAATAATCCTACTTACTGGAATTAGAAGAATTGGGAAAACCTCAGTGCTTAAAGTTTTCCTCAATGAGCTTAACGAACCTTATGCTTTAATTGACGTCAGATCACCATTGAACTCCTACGAAGCTTTATACTCAACTTTCTCAGCTGTTTTATCCCAAATTAATAGAAAGGGAAAGATTTCAGAGGTTCTAAAACACTATTCTGGTATATCGCTAGTTGGACTAAACATTTCTCTTTCATGGAATAAAGACAAATCATCATTACAGCAAGTCTTTGATAAAATTGACGAGAGTGGAAAAGTAGTTATAGCATTTGATGAAGCTCAAAATCTAAGAGGAAAGTTAGGAAGTGAATTTCTTTCTCTTTTATCACATTGTTACGACTATTGTAAAAACGTAACTTTCATTCTTACAGGATCAGAAATTGGGCTTCTTTACGACTTTTTAAAAATTGATGATCCTTCTTCATCCTTATTCGGAAGGCACGTTAAGGAAATTAGATTAGAAAGATTTGACGATAAGAAGTCCAAGGAGTTCCTTGAGAAGGGATTTTCGCAAATAAACCTTTCTCCTCCAGATGAAATAATAGATTATGCTGTTGAAAATTTAGACGGAATGGTTGGATGGTTGACCGAGTTTGGATATATGTGCTATGAGAAAAGAGAAGCAAATAAAGAGTTCGTAGACGAGATTCTTAAACTAGCGCAAAAAATGATAAGCGAAGAACTAAGCCATTTTTCTAAGGAATACATTACTGTTATTGAGGCGATAGCTAAGGGTTTATCTAAATGGAATGAAATAAAAGATTACATGGAAAAGAAAAGGAAAAGAGTAATTTATGATGCTGAAATAGGAAGATATTTAGAAAATCTTCAAAAAAGAGGATATGTTGTTAAGACAGGAAAGGGTAATTACGAAATAGTAGATCCAGTAATTAAGAAAGCTTTTGCGTAG
- a CDS encoding transposase yields the protein MEKTFDNDKTIDFLKKLTYEITESFEVDVTEISIHKDHFHRVFKAKPTLNILRYINTIKTITSREIQKNFLKVKL from the coding sequence ATGGAAAAAACATTTGACAACGATAAAACAATAGACTTCCTAAAGAAACTAACATACGAAATTACTGAATCATTTGAAGTTGACGTTACTGAAATCAGTATACATAAAGACCACTTCCATAGGGTATTCAAAGCAAAACCAACACTAAACATACTAAGATACATAAACACAATAAAAACAATAACATCAAGAGAAATACAGAAAAACTTTCTGAAAGTAAAACTCTGA
- a CDS encoding RNA-guided endonuclease InsQ/TnpB family protein, whose amino-acid sequence MFKTKEKNKNTITLSYKYRIYSTLEVEQKLAKTMETEVKVYNSLLDYITEKKKQGIKVTQLDTQKLLKNMKEKHEVYSKALQMINNILWYNINSLSKLKKNGKKVGKLRHKKIFKIIWYNQSGFKLTGDTLYLSKIGEIKVLLHRPIRGEIKGVIIKRSKTDKWYAIFQVEQEKQPLEKTGKVVGVDLGVEKFVTTSDGVVIENSKLLDKREERIRLLQRRLSRRKRGSRNREKARLKLAKAYERLENTLADYIHKVTTWLVKNYDVIVVEELNTQRMVLDSFGRLRKHILYSKFSSFLHQLFYKAVRAGRKVVEVDPEYTSQTCSRCGYKVKLSLSDRVFHCPNCDLVIDRDYNASLNVLRDGVGTAFLPVEGEPLLYVTFHEVLYSKFPLRSRKSSSRGGDASS is encoded by the coding sequence ATGTTCAAAACCAAGGAAAAGAATAAGAATACGATAACCTTATCTTATAAGTACAGAATATATTCAACACTTGAGGTAGAACAAAAACTCGCCAAGACGATGGAAACAGAAGTAAAAGTATACAACTCGTTATTGGATTACATAACAGAAAAGAAAAAACAAGGAATAAAAGTTACACAACTAGACACACAAAAATTACTCAAGAACATGAAAGAAAAACATGAGGTATACTCAAAAGCTTTACAAATGATAAACAACATACTCTGGTACAACATTAACTCTTTATCAAAATTGAAGAAGAATGGAAAGAAAGTAGGAAAACTAAGACATAAAAAGATATTCAAAATAATCTGGTACAATCAATCAGGATTCAAACTAACAGGAGATACACTCTATCTGTCAAAAATAGGAGAAATTAAAGTCCTCTTGCATAGGCCAATACGCGGAGAAATAAAAGGAGTCATCATAAAGAGAAGTAAAACAGATAAGTGGTATGCAATATTTCAAGTTGAGCAAGAAAAACAACCGCTCGAGAAGACTGGCAAAGTAGTTGGTGTTGATTTGGGCGTAGAGAAATTTGTTACAACTAGTGATGGTGTTGTAATTGAGAATTCTAAACTGTTAGATAAGAGGGAGGAAAGGATTAGATTGTTGCAGAGGAGGTTATCGAGAAGGAAGAGGGGTTCAAGGAATCGCGAAAAGGCTAGGCTGAAGCTTGCTAAGGCTTATGAAAGGCTTGAGAATACTCTTGCTGATTATATTCACAAGGTAACAACGTGGTTAGTGAAAAATTATGATGTGATAGTTGTTGAGGAGTTAAATACGCAAAGGATGGTGTTAGATTCTTTTGGTAGGTTGAGGAAGCATATTCTTTATTCTAAGTTTTCGTCTTTTCTCCACCAACTTTTCTACAAGGCTGTAAGAGCTGGTAGGAAGGTGGTGGAGGTAGATCCAGAGTATACGTCACAAACGTGTTCTAGGTGTGGGTATAAAGTGAAACTTAGTTTATCTGATAGGGTATTTCATTGTCCTAATTGTGATCTTGTAATAGACCGTGATTATAATGCTTCTTTGAATGTTTTGAGGGATGGGGTTGGGACTGCCTTTCTGCCTGTGGAGGGGGAACCTCTGCTGTACGTCACCTTTCATGAGGTGTTGTATAGTAAGTTTCCCCTGAGAAGCAGGAAATCCTCATCGCGAGGTGGGGATGCTTCGTCATAA
- a CDS encoding universal stress protein — translation MYKKILVGYDGSPHSTKALQHALNLAKMHSAKVVVVEAIESPSDYVIEGYSKEDHVKTREKIALHTEEMKRLSSEHGVPIEYKAARGPPAEVISKFAEMEDVDIVILGNRGYKGFKKLIFGSVSSAVSERVKKPVLIIK, via the coding sequence TTGTACAAAAAAATATTAGTTGGTTACGATGGCAGTCCTCATTCAACAAAAGCTTTACAGCATGCTCTAAATTTAGCTAAAATGCATTCGGCAAAAGTGGTGGTAGTAGAGGCGATAGAATCTCCATCAGACTACGTAATAGAAGGATATTCAAAAGAAGACCATGTAAAAACCAGAGAGAAAATTGCATTGCATACGGAAGAAATGAAAAGATTATCATCAGAACACGGAGTCCCTATAGAATATAAAGCTGCAAGAGGACCTCCAGCAGAAGTAATCTCAAAATTTGCTGAGATGGAAGATGTAGATATAGTTATACTTGGAAATAGAGGATATAAAGGATTTAAAAAGTTAATATTTGGTAGCGTTAGTTCTGCAGTATCTGAAAGAGTAAAAAAGCCTGTATTGATAATTAAATAG